The Acidobacteriota bacterium genome contains a region encoding:
- a CDS encoding sigma 54-interacting transcriptional regulator — protein MTFLNRREKATVEAIADLVWCNPFLHERLEAERRALGPAYGEPDRAAVWHAGPGDEPEQPNLVALAERTEELVETLRGRLVGGAKPTEDERILYGDLVVYRQYYRHEDAFLQLILRSESASGGSSGHRRSPSAKRFEAPFYDTFRDELERCLEPAGIPPTGRFAPPHLFACFFQVRRAFHYTYRHILGRSLPAAVLRARVWESIFTHDMRRFQRSLFRRLGDITTLVTGPSGTGKELVARAIGLGRYVPFNPSTGAFEGDYQESFFPLNLSALSPTLIESELFGHKRGTFTGAIADRTGWLEICPALGTVFLDEIGEVDLAIQVKLLRVLESRTFQRLGETGGDQGSRRFQGKAIAATNRDLAEEMRHGRFRADLYYRLCSDTIETPSLAARLADDPEEIGDLLTTLARRLVDNTEADNIAAEARDWIEQNLGSSYPWPGNVRELSQCLRNVMIRRDYRPATEGSPPDPTQALAQAVIQGTLTADELLNRYCTLVYRQAGTYQEAARRLALDRRTVKSRVDRDRSIGE, from the coding sequence ATGACATTCTTGAATCGAAGAGAGAAAGCCACCGTCGAAGCGATCGCCGACCTGGTGTGGTGCAACCCCTTCCTGCACGAGCGACTGGAAGCGGAGCGTCGCGCCCTGGGGCCCGCCTATGGCGAACCGGACCGCGCCGCCGTCTGGCACGCCGGTCCCGGTGACGAGCCGGAGCAACCGAATTTGGTGGCCCTCGCCGAACGCACCGAGGAGCTGGTCGAAACCCTGCGCGGACGGCTGGTCGGTGGCGCCAAACCGACCGAGGACGAGCGGATCCTCTACGGCGACCTGGTGGTCTACCGCCAGTACTACCGGCACGAAGACGCCTTTCTACAGTTGATTCTGCGCTCCGAATCGGCCTCCGGCGGCTCCTCTGGCCATCGCCGGAGTCCGAGCGCCAAACGCTTCGAAGCGCCCTTCTACGACACGTTTCGCGACGAGCTGGAGCGCTGCCTGGAGCCGGCCGGCATTCCCCCGACGGGCCGTTTCGCCCCGCCCCACCTCTTCGCCTGTTTCTTCCAGGTGCGCCGCGCCTTCCACTACACCTATCGCCATATTCTCGGCCGTTCCCTGCCCGCCGCCGTCCTGCGAGCGCGGGTGTGGGAATCGATCTTCACCCACGACATGCGGCGTTTCCAGCGCTCCCTCTTTCGGCGGCTGGGAGACATCACCACCCTGGTCACCGGACCCTCCGGTACCGGCAAAGAGCTGGTCGCCCGCGCCATCGGGCTGGGGCGCTATGTGCCGTTCAATCCCTCAACCGGCGCCTTCGAGGGCGACTACCAGGAGTCCTTCTTTCCGCTCAACCTCTCGGCCCTGTCCCCTACCCTGATCGAGTCGGAACTGTTCGGCCACAAGCGCGGCACCTTCACCGGCGCCATCGCGGACCGTACCGGCTGGCTGGAGATCTGCCCGGCCCTCGGCACGGTCTTCCTGGACGAGATCGGCGAAGTCGACCTCGCCATCCAGGTGAAACTGCTGCGAGTGCTCGAATCGCGCACCTTCCAGCGCCTCGGCGAAACCGGCGGCGATCAGGGCTCACGCCGGTTCCAGGGCAAAGCCATCGCCGCCACCAACCGCGACCTGGCGGAAGAGATGCGCCACGGCCGCTTCCGGGCGGACCTCTACTACCGGCTGTGCTCCGACACCATCGAGACCCCCTCCCTGGCCGCCCGCCTGGCAGACGATCCGGAAGAGATCGGAGACCTCCTCACCACCCTCGCCCGGCGGCTGGTGGACAACACCGAAGCCGACAACATCGCCGCCGAGGCGCGCGATTGGATCGAACAGAACCTCGGATCCTCCTACCCGTGGCCGGGCAACGTGCGGGAACTCAGCCAATGCCTGCGCAACGTCATGATCCGCCGCGACTACCGCCCGGCAACGGAAGGGTCCCCACCAGACCCCACACAGGCCCTCGCCCAGGCCGTCATTCAAGGTACCCTCACCGCCGACGAACTCCTCAACCGCTACTGCACCCTGGTCTACCGTCAGGCCGGCACCTACCAAGAGGCGGCGCGGAGGTTGGCGCTGGATCGGAGAACGGTGAAGAGTCGGGTGGATCGAGACCGTTCAATCGGCGAGTGA